The following is a genomic window from Nitrospiria bacterium.
GAATGACGAACTGGATTTTGCAGGAACCTCTAATACTTCAAAGGCTTCAACCACAGAATGACTTTGACTTGACCCTTGCCCTGTATGGACCTTAAACACTTTTTAACAATTTTTACCCACTCGATTTCACGAAGACCCTAAAAAGTAAACCTTAAAGAATACTCGGTTTTTTAAAAAATTATGATTTCAACAATCTGGAAAGGTGATGTTTGCGGAATTTAGAAACCTTGGGGACAATGACCGCCATGCAGTAGGGCTGGTGCGGATTTGTTTTAAAATAGTTCTGATGATAATCCTCTCCCCGATAGAAAATGGAAAACGGTGTTAGCTCCGTTACAATCTTCCCATCCCAAATCTGAGCTGACTCCATTTCTTGAATAACCTGTTCCGCAACTTCCTTTTGTTCGGAGTGGTGATAGAAAATGACCGAACGGTATTGTGTTCCCGCATCTGCCCCTTGGCGGTTTAAGGTGGTCGGATCATGAATCACAAAAAAAACTTCTAAAATGTCCTTATAGGAAATCATTTGGGGGTTAAAGGACACCTGAATGACCTCTGCATGGCCGGTATTCTCGGAGCAAACCTGCTCATAGGTAGGATCTTCCGTTTTTCCTCCTGAATAACCCGATTCAACAGAATACACACCCTTCAGATCTTGAAAAATAGGCTCCAAGCACCAGAAGCATCCTCCTCCCAGGGTTGCTAACTCTCGGTCGGTTGATATTTTTTCAGAACTCATTAATAAAATCCTTAATGATGGGGTAATTCATTTTTCAAAGTAGAACGAACAATATGGGGTAGTTGCGCCGGTTTCTCCGCAATAAAATCGGGTTTTTCCTTGGGACGATCCAGATACCCCCATTGGCACCAGATGGTTTTACAACCAAAGGCCTTCCCCATTTTTATATCAGCATCCGTATCCCCAATCATAAAACAACCGTCAATTGATTTTTGAAAATCACATCGATGGGCTGCCGTTTCTAGAACAAGAGGGTCAGGTTTGGTTTTGGGAAGTGTATCACCACCGATTACATCGGATATATACAAATCTATCCCTAACGCTTCGAGTAATTGACGGGAAATTTTTTCCGGTTTGTTGGTGACCACAGTGATTGACCCCAAATCTTTTAAATCTCGTAGCGCAGATTTAATTCCGGGATAAAGCTGTGTCTCCACGGCCACGTGTGCAATATAATCCGATTCATACCGCCCACGAACCTCAGCAAACCGGGAATGATTATCCTGAATATAATCGTCAAAACAGGAATGGTAAAGCTGATCCATCCCCTTATTCACAAAAGGACGAATATCGCCATCGGACCGGAAAGAAAGCCTTAAGTTCTCTCGAACCCTTTGGACCGCGGCCACCATATCGGACCGGCTATCCTCCAGCGTACCATCCAAATCAATACAAATCATTTTCACTGTTTTCCGGATGCCGGTGCCTTTCTGGCCAAATCCTCCACACTCCCTTTTGCGTCACCCTGTTCAGTCACCTTTCTCTCCCCGCTTAACGATCCCTTAAAGGCGGAAAAAGGGTTGGAATTGTGACCGATCACTTCATGGGCAAGCCCCCCCGGAATAAGAAGGATATCTCCACCTTCAATGGTTATGGGGAATTCATCAAAATGAAAGGTTATTGCCCCCGAAACCGCAGCCCGGATTTCCGGTTCATCATGGGCATGCCGGCTCCGCTCAAACCACGGATCAACGGTTTGAAGATCGTATACCGTATATCCAAACCGTTTCATTTCCTCAGCCACAGATTCAGCAGTGGGTTCCTCTTTTCGGCCCCATTTCATAAGTTTTACCCCGTTGGGGAAGGTTACCATTTTAGCCAATTGCATGTCTGTCCATTCCTCTGGTTAGATATTTTCCCTTATTTCTCCTAAGCATAAAAATAAAAAATTTAAACCCAAAATAGTCTTTTTAATATTCCGAGTCAATCCCCACCGAAAGGGAGGGGGTTTTTCCTGATCCCTAAAAACTGGAATTTATAACTGAAACCCCAAAACCTTTAAAACTTTCTTTGCTGGATGATCAGCAACCCCTAAATCGATTTGGGTGTGATGAAACTCCCTTCGAACAGGATAATTCTTTCTTAAGTTATCAAAGGCTTTTATTCGGGGGGAATCGTCTAGCCTCTTTGTTCTTCGCAATGCCCAATCATCACGGTAAATATTATAGCAACTTCGAATGGCCGTTTGAATGATTTCCTGAACCGATGTGGTTGGGTTAAATTCAAGTTTTCTTAATGGCGCGGCCGGGACCCAATCCCCCAAACTATGTTTTGGCTCTAATTTAAAAAATTTACAAACGGATTGATAAATCATTTCCGTGCCTTTTAATTTTCCATCCAAACTATAACCCGCAATGTGAGGTGTGGCGATTTCCACTTGATCCAATAATTCAGGGGTGATTAAAGGTTCATTTTCCCAAACATCCAAAACCGTAACCAGAGAAGTCTCCTGAAGGCGGTTTATCAATGCGGTGTTATCCACAACAGGACCGCGCGAGGTATTAATTAGGATGGCCCCAGTCTTCATTTGTTTTAGACGGGCTTGATTAATTAAATGAAAACTAGGATGAGGTTTTAGCTGGGTGAGGGAAGGGTGTAAACTAATCACATCGGCCGAAAGCGCTTCCTCCAATGAACAAAGACCTTCAACGCCTCGGTCTTCCAACCAGGGATCATAGGCCCCGCATTGAACCCCGATTTCTTCTAAACAGGAACGAAGCTTTCCACCAATTCGGCCCGATCCGATTATACCAACGGTTTGATCTTGAAAGGCAAATTCAAATTTTTCACTCAAGAGAAATAAAACGGATAGAACATATTCAACCACAGACTGGGTGTTACACCCCGCAGAATCGGCGAAACCAATCCCTTTTGCCTCCAAATAATCTCGATCAACATGGTCCACACCGGTGGTCGCTGTTCCAACAAATTGAACCGCTGAACTCTCCAAAAGCTCTTGATTCACAGGGGTAATAGACCTGACCAACAAAACATCACACCTCTTCACACCACCAGAGGAAATTTCCCGACCGGGCAACAAAGTTACGTCTCCCAGATCAGAGAAGAATTCCTTCACCAAGGGAATATTTTCATCTGCCACAATAAACATTTCATCTCTCAAATATTAGGGCCCATTAGTGCCCGGTGCTGGTGGAACAGGTAGAGCAATGGTGCATCCCTCCCATTACCGCACTGATGAGATCATAAAGGTACTCTCTCTCCGAAAGGTCAACACGGCTTAAATAGGAATTTTCCCAACCTTTTAAATAAACCGTTTGCAGGAAAAGATAAACAGGCATATTCACATCATATCCTTCCCGGATAGCCGTGGTGCGAATCCATTTCATTACCCCTCCCTTGGTCAGGAAGGTGCGGTTACCCAAGGCTTCATCGGCTTGCGTCAAAATCCTGTTAAATTTATAGAAATCTTTAGGATGATGGTTTAAAAATTCGGTGGAAATCCTAACCAGACCCGAGAGGTTCATTCTCCGGTCTGGAACCGGGATCTGTTCATATTTTATTCTTGGGGAGCAGGAAAAAAGAAAAATGAGAAAAAGGAAAAAAATAAAATTTTTTATTCCCAAAAACCTTCTCACTTTTTCCCCCATTAAAATCGGTGTAACCCCTTTTCCTTCCTTCCCAAAAACACAAAATCTACTACCATCTTTAAAAAATGTCACGCTTTTAAAATAAAAAGGATGCCTAAAAGTTTACCCTCTCCCCAAGCAAAATTTTAAAACAACTTCTTTTTTGAAACCGAACTGATTATAATGCCATCCATTAAATTAAGGATTGGAATTGGCCATGGTCCAAGGTATTTAAAAATGATCAGAATCGGAATTGACACGGGAGGAACATTCACAGATATTATTGTTTTAAAAGGTAATAAATTAACCGTTCACAAAATTCCTTCTACACCCGAAAACCCCTCACAGGCCATTTTAAAAGGAATAAAAGAAATACCTAAAAATTCCAAACAAGCAATTGTTTTTCATGGGACAACGGTTGCCACAAATGCCCTATTGGAACGCAAAGGGGCCCGGGTAGTCCTGTTAACAACCATAAATTTCGAGGATATCCTTGAAATCGGCCGTCAAAACCGGCCTGACCTGTACAATTTATGGGTGCAACGTTCTGTTCCCTTGGTAAAATCAGGCCTCCGGGTTGGCGTAAGAGAACGAATCGCTTATAACGGCAAAGTAATTGAACCTCTGACCCGGTTATCTATCCAAAGAGCATTGACCCAAATTAAGAAATTAAAACCTCAATCTCTTGCCATCTGCTTTCTTCACTCCTATGCCAACAGGATCCATGAAAAAAAAGTTGAGAAAGAAGCCCGAAAATTATCCATACCCATTTCTATTTCATCCCATATTCTTCCGGAATACCGTGAGGTGGAGCGCTTCAGTACAACCGTGGTGAATGCCTATGTGTCACCCATCATGAACCGATACTTGGATGATTTGTCAAAGGGACTTCAAAGGGAATACGTCCTTCGCATTATGCAGTCCAACGGCGGTTTTACCAATGCAAAAACCGCCTCAAGTGAGGCTGTTCGAACACTGCTTTCGGGCCCTGCCGCTGGAGTCGTCGCTGCTCACACCCTTGGAAAAAAAATGGGTTTCCCCAACCTGATTACTTTCGATATGGGGGGAACTTCTACAGATGTCTCGCTTTGTCCAGGGGAACTCCCTTTTACCGCTGAAGGGGAAATTGCAGGGTGCTCCGTAAAAACACCCTTTATCCGTATTCATACCATTGGAGCAGGAGGAGGGTCCGTTGCCTGGGTGGATCAGGGAGGCCTTCTTCGAGTTGGCCCTGAAAGTGCCGGGGCAGATCCCGGACCGATTTGTTACAACCGCGGAGGGAAAAAAATCACGGTGACCGACGCCCATCTATTCCTTGGGAGGTTGGACCCGGTCCATTTTTTAGGCGGAAATATGGAACTAAATAGGGATGAAATTCAAAAACCTTTTAACCAAATGTCCCGAAAACTGAAGATTTCCCCACAAAAACTCGCCGAAGGGATCATCCAGGTAGCAAATGCAAACATGGAAAAAGCCATTCGGGTGGTCTCCGTCGAGCAAGGGCAGGACCCCAAAGATTTTGCTCTTTGTGTATTTGGAGGAGCAGGAGGACTCCACGGAGCGGATCTCGCAAAAACGCTAAAGATTCCCATGGTTTTCATTCCTAAAAACCCTGGACTGTTTTCAGCTTTGGGCTTACTCCTGTCCGATAGTATCAAAGAATACGCCCAAGCAATTTTGGGAAAAGAAAAACAATTTTCCCCATCGACCCTCGAAGCGGGTATGAACCGCCTCATTCATAAGGGAACACAGGAAATGAATCGGGAGGGTATCTCTACCCGTCAAATCCATGTTTTCCGGTTTTTAGACATGCGTTACAAAGGCCAATCCCACGAATTAACCATCCCCTACTCCCGTCACTATTACAATTCATTTCATGAATCACACCGTAAACGCTACGGACATATGGAAAAGAATCGGGCGGTAGAAATCGTTAATATCCGAATTCGCCTCATCGGAAAATTCAAAAAACCAATTTTTAAATCATTACCCGAAAAACCATTGCGGTCTCTTGAAAAGGCCAAACTCAAAGAAAATAAAGCCATCTTTTCAGGAAAACCATGGAAAACCCCTTTCATTGATCGGAATCATCTTACTCCCGGAACTAAATTTCCCGGACCAGCCATCATTATCGAATTTACCGCGACCACAACGGTTCCGCCGGGTTTTTATTGCCATGTGGATCGCTTTGAAAACCTTATTCTGGAGCAAAAATTATGAGGAAAGATCCCATTCAATTGGAAATCTTTAAAAACCGCCTCACTTCTATTTCAGAGGAGATGGGTGCGGTATTGTGCCGTTCCGCTTATTCGGCCAACATTAAGGAACGAAAGGATGCCTCATGCGCCATTTTTAATGCAAGGGGGGAGATGATTGCACAAGCCGCCCACATCCCTGTCCATCTGGGATCCATGCCGTTATCGGTGCTCTCTGCAATAGAGGAGCAGAGATTTGAAGAAGAAGACACGGTTTTATTAAATGATCCTTACCGGGGCGGGACCCACCTCCCGGACATTACCGTCATCTCCCCTGTCTTTGCCCGAAAAAAAAACCGACCCTCATTTTATGTTGCCAACCGGGCCCATCATTCCGATGTAGGGGGGATTCAACCCGGATCCATGCCTGCTTCTGAAGAAATCTTTCAGGAAGGGCTTCGCATTCCTCCGGTTAAAATTGTAAAAAAAGGTGTTTTCCAGGACGATCTGCTCAACCTGATCCTTTCCAATGTGAGAACCCCGGAAGAAAGGACGGGAGATCTACAAGCCCAACTGGCTGCAAACCGGTTGGGAATACAAAGGTTAACTGAAATCATCCAAAATTTTGGAACCAGGGAAACCCAAGAGCAAGCTCTGGTTTTATTGGATTATTCCGAACAAATGATGAGATCCGTCATCCATAAAATTCCAGATGGTCAATACCACTTTTTTGATTTCCTTGAGGATGATGGGATTACCACCCAACCGATCAAAATTAAAGCCACCATCCGGATTCGCAAATCCAATGCCGTGATCGACTTCAGTGGAACGGACTTGCAGGTCAAAGGATGTGTAAATGGCCCATATGCGGTGACCCTTTCCTCCGTATTCTATGTATTTTGTTGTTTGGCGGGTTTTGAAATCCCAATTAACGCGGGAATCATGCGTCCCATTAAAGTGTTCGCCCCAGAGGGAACCATCGTCAATGCCCGGCCCCCTGCAGCGGTGGTGGGAGGAAATGTCGAACTCTCTCAACGTATTGTCGATGTTCTCTTCGGGGCCTTTGCCAAAGCGCTACCCCGCTCGATTCCGGCAGCCAGTCAAGGAACCATGAACAATCTCACCATAGGGGGTTTCGACCCTTTTCACCAAAAACAGTTCACTTATTATGAAACACTGGCCGGAGGAATGGGAGCTCCTCCAACCTGCGATGGATTGGATGCGGTACACACCCATATGACCAACACCTTAAACACACCCATAGAAGCCATTGAACACACCTTTCCCTTCAGGGTAAAAAAATATAGAATTCGGCGCGGATCGGGAGGGAAAGGCCGCTATCAAGGGGGTGAAGGATTGATCCGGGAAATAGAATTTCTTTCGGATGCACAGGTCACCGTTCTTTCAGAGCGACGAAAACTTAGTCCTTATGGTCTTGCGGGTGGGGGGAAAGGAAAAACAGGGAAAAACCTCCTTTTTCAAAAAGGAAGAAAAATGAACCTTCCAGGGAAATGCTCCTTTAAAGTTAATCCAGGAGACGTTCTTTCCATCCACACACCCGGAGGTGGTGGATATGGAAAACCTCAGAAAAGGTAGGCAAGATTTGTATTTTTCCATTTTCTCTTGTGCTTTTTAAAATGAAGAACACATTGGTTTCTAATAAAATGTTAAAAACCCCATGTCGTCATTCCCGAATGGTTTTATCGGGAATCCAGTGGTTTTAGAATCAGGGGCTTCTGGATTCCCGCCTTCGCGGGAATGACGGCCCAAATTTATTGAGAGTACTCTTAGAACAGAACACCAAAAGGTAATTCCATGATGAAAAGAG
Proteins encoded in this region:
- a CDS encoding hydantoinase/oxoprolinase family protein, with protein sequence MIRIGIDTGGTFTDIIVLKGNKLTVHKIPSTPENPSQAILKGIKEIPKNSKQAIVFHGTTVATNALLERKGARVVLLTTINFEDILEIGRQNRPDLYNLWVQRSVPLVKSGLRVGVRERIAYNGKVIEPLTRLSIQRALTQIKKLKPQSLAICFLHSYANRIHEKKVEKEARKLSIPISISSHILPEYREVERFSTTVVNAYVSPIMNRYLDDLSKGLQREYVLRIMQSNGGFTNAKTASSEAVRTLLSGPAAGVVAAHTLGKKMGFPNLITFDMGGTSTDVSLCPGELPFTAEGEIAGCSVKTPFIRIHTIGAGGGSVAWVDQGGLLRVGPESAGADPGPICYNRGGKKITVTDAHLFLGRLDPVHFLGGNMELNRDEIQKPFNQMSRKLKISPQKLAEGIIQVANANMEKAIRVVSVEQGQDPKDFALCVFGGAGGLHGADLAKTLKIPMVFIPKNPGLFSALGLLLSDSIKEYAQAILGKEKQFSPSTLEAGMNRLIHKGTQEMNREGISTRQIHVFRFLDMRYKGQSHELTIPYSRHYYNSFHESHRKRYGHMEKNRAVEIVNIRIRLIGKFKKPIFKSLPEKPLRSLEKAKLKENKAIFSGKPWKTPFIDRNHLTPGTKFPGPAIIIEFTATTTVPPGFYCHVDRFENLILEQKL
- a CDS encoding AraC family ligand binding domain-containing protein; the encoded protein is MQLAKMVTFPNGVKLMKWGRKEEPTAESVAEEMKRFGYTVYDLQTVDPWFERSRHAHDEPEIRAAVSGAITFHFDEFPITIEGGDILLIPGGLAHEVIGHNSNPFSAFKGSLSGERKVTEQGDAKGSVEDLARKAPASGKQ
- a CDS encoding hydantoinase B/oxoprolinase family protein, which encodes MRKDPIQLEIFKNRLTSISEEMGAVLCRSAYSANIKERKDASCAIFNARGEMIAQAAHIPVHLGSMPLSVLSAIEEQRFEEEDTVLLNDPYRGGTHLPDITVISPVFARKKNRPSFYVANRAHHSDVGGIQPGSMPASEEIFQEGLRIPPVKIVKKGVFQDDLLNLILSNVRTPEERTGDLQAQLAANRLGIQRLTEIIQNFGTRETQEQALVLLDYSEQMMRSVIHKIPDGQYHFFDFLEDDGITTQPIKIKATIRIRKSNAVIDFSGTDLQVKGCVNGPYAVTLSSVFYVFCCLAGFEIPINAGIMRPIKVFAPEGTIVNARPPAAVVGGNVELSQRIVDVLFGAFAKALPRSIPAASQGTMNNLTIGGFDPFHQKQFTYYETLAGGMGAPPTCDGLDAVHTHMTNTLNTPIEAIEHTFPFRVKKYRIRRGSGGKGRYQGGEGLIREIEFLSDAQVTVLSERRKLSPYGLAGGGKGKTGKNLLFQKGRKMNLPGKCSFKVNPGDVLSIHTPGGGGYGKPQKR
- the msrA gene encoding peptide-methionine (S)-S-oxide reductase MsrA, which gives rise to MSSEKISTDRELATLGGGCFWCLEPIFQDLKGVYSVESGYSGGKTEDPTYEQVCSENTGHAEVIQVSFNPQMISYKDILEVFFVIHDPTTLNRQGADAGTQYRSVIFYHHSEQKEVAEQVIQEMESAQIWDGKIVTELTPFSIFYRGEDYHQNYFKTNPHQPYCMAVIVPKVSKFRKHHLSRLLKS
- a CDS encoding 4-phosphoerythronate dehydrogenase, whose protein sequence is MFIVADENIPLVKEFFSDLGDVTLLPGREISSGGVKRCDVLLVRSITPVNQELLESSAVQFVGTATTGVDHVDRDYLEAKGIGFADSAGCNTQSVVEYVLSVLFLLSEKFEFAFQDQTVGIIGSGRIGGKLRSCLEEIGVQCGAYDPWLEDRGVEGLCSLEEALSADVISLHPSLTQLKPHPSFHLINQARLKQMKTGAILINTSRGPVVDNTALINRLQETSLVTVLDVWENEPLITPELLDQVEIATPHIAGYSLDGKLKGTEMIYQSVCKFFKLEPKHSLGDWVPAAPLRKLEFNPTTSVQEIIQTAIRSCYNIYRDDWALRRTKRLDDSPRIKAFDNLRKNYPVRREFHHTQIDLGVADHPAKKVLKVLGFQL
- a CDS encoding HAD-IA family hydrolase, whose product is MICIDLDGTLEDSRSDMVAAVQRVRENLRLSFRSDGDIRPFVNKGMDQLYHSCFDDYIQDNHSRFAEVRGRYESDYIAHVAVETQLYPGIKSALRDLKDLGSITVVTNKPEKISRQLLEALGIDLYISDVIGGDTLPKTKPDPLVLETAAHRCDFQKSIDGCFMIGDTDADIKMGKAFGCKTIWCQWGYLDRPKEKPDFIAEKPAQLPHIVRSTLKNELPHH